A portion of the Granulosicoccus antarcticus IMCC3135 genome contains these proteins:
- a CDS encoding HdeA/HdeB family chaperone, translated as MKIESILKVAVLAFSVSGVGNAQEAAALSLGFVTCSLFATANIEEKRAMKFWIDGYLSAQSQHDGSNSFQKNMLSIKPGQIETEIDSHCRLNPKSSLIDGAFTVYKRLGGVNG; from the coding sequence ATGAAAATTGAAAGTATTTTAAAAGTTGCAGTGCTAGCATTCAGTGTCTCTGGAGTGGGAAACGCTCAGGAGGCGGCCGCTTTGAGCTTGGGCTTCGTTACTTGTAGCTTGTTTGCAACTGCGAACATTGAAGAAAAAAGAGCGATGAAATTCTGGATAGACGGATATTTGTCTGCGCAATCACAGCACGACGGCTCAAACAGTTTTCAGAAAAACATGTTGTCGATTAAACCGGGACAAATCGAAACCGAAATCGATTCGCACTGCAGGCTCAATCCGAAGTCAAGTCTAATTGATGGCGCCTTCACCGTATACAAACGGCTGGGCGGAGTAAATGGGTAG